A single window of Periophthalmus magnuspinnatus isolate fPerMag1 chromosome 9, fPerMag1.2.pri, whole genome shotgun sequence DNA harbors:
- the adamts13 gene encoding A disintegrin and metalloproteinase with thrombospondin motifs 13 isoform X3 — MSFVLLVCLLLLRPGSTAIMTSPLYENSSVSPSGDSVYTRQYRSVKMPDVTHLELLVVVGPDVHNVHQQDTERYILTNLNIASELLRDITLGANMRMHLVSLIILTEPEPEIQMSPNITFSLRSVCEWGKKINPSNDSSPLHADLLLYITRYDLVLPDGNKQVRGVAQLGGVCTEDWSCVITEDTGFDLGITVAHEIGHSFGINHDGVGNSCGSSGFMMASDGVYNSVDLTWSSCSRQQLLTFFSNGKADCVKDLPVFEGSLQNWRPGLFYGVNEQCQIAFGKAARACSFNSPDLPQCRVLSCHVDNDSSCKRLLVPLLDGTECGPNHWCLKGRCVSPEELGSSVAVHGSWSNWSDFSPCSRTCGGGVTHRTRKCNNPKPAFGGHHCVGQEIQAELCHQNPCENTQLDFMAEQCSHTDLHPLYLQPNMASFYTWTPAIGIAKGNDQCRYMCQSDGENFIVSRGSQFVDGTRCEFDSPPPFGSIAACLKGKCQFFGCDGVLLSEKTHDNCGVCGGNGSSCTLTSDSFTGGLAKKYITFLVIPMNATQVHIINMAPLFTHMAVLVEGQYIVSGKGNVALNMTYPSPLDENHLEYRLHLTPDLLPEMEELLLPGPVQQEIHIQVYRKYGREYGEKTNPNITYKFYLPIHNTSSFASQPKGTWTKFLTPCTVSCGAGVQKHVYLCVDQDTSEQLKPQYCDRPMPSDPLYTTCQQPQCPPRWETGEFGPCSSLCGGGERLRPVRCVQEHGDELMSLPDTECGSDTVPPAVEKCNMHHCPARWHVSEPGKCSAVCGPGEAKRDVFCVREEGGQDIKVNESICIQQNRPPDIVPCVVNVCPVGWESKAEDELKLNVGLMPRSRPASVYVWSPVSSQCSKTCGNGTQQVWFSCVDHQTRMGVPDYHCDASTRPEPYSEICSTSSCPPMWRSKQGVCSVTCGGGVANLVQYCAVEKERGEVVVDDTECQDFPKPKAVVACNTHSCPARWMVLQTLACSVSCGLGVAQRTVLCVQFFNGKESVVPDNTCHAAVRPANMVPCLQRVCSFRWEIKPWTQCSVTCGYGIQSRPVLCVGPANTEPVSPLLCMHMPKPLTIQGCNVGCLDKPPAPVVNPTTISTAVTLSVLVNHTEGPLPPPTVSLKETPRHRIDHIHTTEAIYPLIIPTTQAPTSSVCGSLLLDESGTIDLTNATARCMVSIGRPLDEIIHIKVESSSLNCSKREYVAFFDRMSFMRKCKQLAGSALTTRTNVLWVRQNLLIQGNGVILKYKSQKNMKKSHHKVCDMQLFAPIGIFENPTTMDANQTCRVLINAPPSVKIRIQAKYIGLVFSSTNSQSSYIMIRDMDVLKTHVFSGQQLFLWHSSGNMAEVEFHGDYLRSRGTFRAEYSFISQ, encoded by the exons ATGTCTTTTGTGCTCCTggtctgtctgctgctgctgaggccTGGCTCCACTGCTATAATGACATCTCCATTGTACGAA AATTCCAGTGTTTCTCCATCTGGGGACTCTG tgtataCACGACAGTATCGCTCAGTAAAAATGCCTGATGTGACCCATTTGGAACTTTTGGTTGTGGTTGGTCCAGATGTTCACAATGTCCACCAGCAGGACACTGAAAGATACATCCTCACCAATCTCAATATT GCTTCTGAATTGTTGAGAGACATCACTTTGGGAGCCAACATGAGGATGCACCTGGTCAGTCTCATTATTTTGACTGAGCCAGAG CCAGAGATCCAAATGTCCCCAAACATCACCTTTTCCCTTAGAAGTGTTTGCGAGTGGGGGAAGAAAATAAACCCCTCCAATGACTCAAGCCCTCTACACGCTGATCTCCTGCTCTACATTACAAG GTATGACCTGGTGTTACCTGATGGGAATAAGCAGGTCAGAGGGGTTGCACAGCTGGGTGGAGTGTGTACTGAAGACTGGAGCTGTGTAATTACAGAGGACACTGGCTTTGACCTGGGAATCACAGTCGCTCATGAAATTGGTCACAG CTTTGGGATCAACCATGATGGTGTGGGAAACAGCTGTGGCAGCAGTGGATTCATGATGGCTTCGGACGGCGTTTATAACAGTGTGGATCTGACCTGGTCCTCCTGCAGTAGACAGCAGCTGCTCACATTCTTCAG TAATGGAAAGGCTGACTGTGTGAAAGACCTGCCTGTTTTTGAAGGCTCTCTGCAGAACTGGAGGCCTGGTCTGTTCTATGGAGTCAATGAGCAATGTCAAATAGCCTTTGGTAAAGCTGCCAGAGCCTGCTCTTTCAACAGTCCAGATTTA CCTCAGTGCCGCGTTTTGTCATGTCATGTGGATAATGACAGTTCCTGCAAGCGATTGTTGGTGCCATTGTTGGATGGAACCGAGTGTGGTCCTAATCAC TGGTGTTTGAAGGGCCGCTGTGTGTCACCTGAGGAGCTGGGCTCTTCTGTGGCGGTGCATGGATCCTGGTCCAACTGGTCTGACTTCTCCCCCTGCTCAAGGACGTGTGGTGGGGGAGTCACTCATCGCACGAGAAAATGCAATAACCCAAA ACCTGCATTTGGAGGACATCATTGTGTGGGTCAGGAAATACAAGCTGAACTTTGTCATCAGAAC CCATGTGAAAACACCCAGCTGGATTTTATGGCAGAGCAGTGCTCCCACACAGACCTCCATCCACTTTACCTGCAGCCAAACATGGCATCTTTCTATACCTGGACCCCTGCTATTGGCATTGCAAAAG GAAATGATCAGTGCAGGTACATGTGCCAGTCAGATGGGGAAAACTTCATAGTCAGTCGAGGGTCTCAGTTTGTAGATGGCACTCGTTGTGAATTCGACAGCCCACCTCCCTTTGGCTCTATAGCAGCTTGTCTAAAAGGGAAATGCCAG TTCTTTGGCTGTGATGGTGTTCTACTTTCTGAGAAAACACATGACAACTGTGGAGTGTGTGGCGGAAATGGATCATCCTGTACTTTAACCTCTGACTCGTTCACTGGTGGCTTGGCAAAAA AATACATTACCTTTTTGGTAATTCCGATGAATGCCACCCAAGTTCATATTATAAACATGGCACCACTCTTCACACATATGG CTGTGCTAGTTGAAGGCCAGTATATAGTATCTGGTAAGGGAAACGTGGCTCTAAATATGACGTATCCCTCTCCATTGGATGAAAACCACTTAGAATATCGCCTTCACTTGACCCCTGACCTTTTACCAGAGATGGAAGAGCTTCTTCTACCTGGACCAGTGCAACAAGAGATACATATACAA GTTTATCGCAAATATGGTAGAGAATATGGGGAAAAAACTAACCCAAACATTACCTACAAATTTTATCTACCAATTCATAACACGTCTTCATTTGCCAGTCAACCTAAAGGCACATGGACTAAGTTTTTAACACCATGTACAGTTTCTTGTGGAGCAG GTGTCCAGAAGCATGTATACTTATGTGTGGATCAAGACACCAGTGAACAGTTAAAACCTCAATACTGTGATAGGCCTATGCCATCTGACCCACTTTATACAACCTGCCAACAACCGCAATGTCCTCCCAG gtGGGAAACAGGGGAGTTTGGGCCTTGTAGTTCATTGTGTGGTGGAGGAGAAAGGTTGCGTCCTGTTAGATGTGTCCAAGAACATGGAGATGAACTTATGTCTCTACCTGATACTGAATGTGGAAGTGACACAGTGCCACCTGCTGTtgaaaaatgtaacatgcaCCACTGCCCCGCCAG GTGGCATGTCTCAGAGCCAGGAAAATGCTCAGCAGTGTGTGGGCCTGGAGAGGCTAAACGTGATGTGTTCTGTGTCCGGGAAGAAGGTGGACAAGATATTAAAGTGAATGAGAGCATCTGCATACAGCAGAATCGCCCCCCTGATATAGTTCCCTGTGTAGTAAATGTGTGCCCAGTAGGATGGGAATCTAAGGCTGAG GACGAGCTAAAGTTAAACGTTGGTCTGATGCCTCGGTCAAGGCCAGCCTCTGTATATGTGTGGAGTCCTGTTAGCAGCCAGTGCTCAAAGACCTGTGGCAATG GGACCCAGCAGGTGTGGTTTTCCTGTGTGGACCACCAAACCCGGATGGGTGTGCCCGACTATCACTGCGATGCCTCAACCAGACCTGAGCCTTATTCAGAGATCTGCAGCACATCATCATGCCCTCCCAT GTGGCGCTCCAAGCAAGGAGTCTGCAGTGTGACATGTGGAGGAGGGGTAGCCAACCTAGTGCAGTACTGCGCtgtggaaaaagagagaggggaggtagTTGTGGATGATACAGAGTGCCAAGACTTTCCAAAACCAAAAGCAGTGGTGGCCTGCAATACCCACAGCTGCCCAGCTAG GTGGATGGTTTTGCAGACACTAGCCTGCTCTGTATCTTGTGGATTGGGTGTAGCTCAAAGAACAGTTTTGTGTGTCCAGTTTTTTAATGGAAAAGAAAGTGTAGTGCCAGACAATACTTGCCATGCTGCTGTCAGGCCAGCCAACATGGTGCCCTGTCTACAGCGAGTCTGTTCATTCAGGTGGGAAATCAAGCCATGGACCCAG TGTTCTGTAACCTGTGGCTATGGGATCCAGTCCAGACCTGTGTTGTGTGTAGGGCCTGCAAATACTGAACCAGTCAGCCCTCTGCTTTGTATGCACATGCCCAAACCTCTAACTATTCAGGGCTGCAACGTGGGCTGCCTAGACAAGCCACCCGCGCCTGTTGTCAATCCTACTACCATAAGCACTGCAGTAACTCTTTCAGTGCTGGTTAACCACACAGAAGGACCACTCCCCCCTCCCACTGTGAGCCTCAAAGAAACACCACGTCATCGCATAGATCATATACATACAACAGAGGCAATTTATCCTTTGATTATTCCAACTACCCAAGCACCCACATCTA GTGTATGTGGGAGTTTACTATTGGATGAATCAGGAACAATAGATTTAACCAATGCAACCGCCCGTTGTATGGTCTCAATAGGTAGACCCCTGGATGAAATCATTCACATTAAAGTGGAATCAAGCTCCCTAAACTGCAGTAAAA GGGAGTATGTGGCCTTTTTTGATCGTATGTCATTTATGAGGAAGTGCAAACAGTTAGCTGGTAGTGCACTGACTACAAGAACTAATGTCCTCTGGGTGCGCCAAAATCTACTCATTCAGGGAAATGGAGTGATTCTCAAATACAAGTCacagaaaaatatgaagaaaagtCACCATAAAG TTTGTGACATGCAGCTCTTTGCTCCTATTGGAATATTTGAGAATCCCACCACCATGGATGCCAATCAGACATGTCGAGTTCTAATCAATGCTCCACCCTCAGTAAAAATCAGGATTCAAGCAAAATACATAGGATTAGTATTCAGTTCCACCAACTCCCAGTCTTCATATATAATG ATTAGGGATATGGATGtcctgaaaacccatgtgttcAGCGGGCAACAGTTGTTTCTGTGGCACTCTTCTGGAAACATGGCGGAAGTGGAATTTCATGGGGACTATCTGCGTTCCAGAGGGACCTTCAGAGCTGAATATTCTTTCATAAGCCAATAG
- the adamts13 gene encoding A disintegrin and metalloproteinase with thrombospondin motifs 13 isoform X1 — MSFVLLVCLLLLRPGSTAIMTSPLYESVQWDIVKNSSVSPSGDSVYTRQYRSVKMPDVTHLELLVVVGPDVHNVHQQDTERYILTNLNIASELLRDITLGANMRMHLVSLIILTEPEPEIQMSPNITFSLRSVCEWGKKINPSNDSSPLHADLLLYITRYDLVLPDGNKQVRGVAQLGGVCTEDWSCVITEDTGFDLGITVAHEIGHSFGINHDGVGNSCGSSGFMMASDGVYNSVDLTWSSCSRQQLLTFFSNGKADCVKDLPVFEGSLQNWRPGLFYGVNEQCQIAFGKAARACSFNSPDLPQCRVLSCHVDNDSSCKRLLVPLLDGTECGPNHWCLKGRCVSPEELGSSVAVHGSWSNWSDFSPCSRTCGGGVTHRTRKCNNPKPAFGGHHCVGQEIQAELCHQNPCENTQLDFMAEQCSHTDLHPLYLQPNMASFYTWTPAIGIAKGNDQCRYMCQSDGENFIVSRGSQFVDGTRCEFDSPPPFGSIAACLKGKCQFFGCDGVLLSEKTHDNCGVCGGNGSSCTLTSDSFTGGLAKKYITFLVIPMNATQVHIINMAPLFTHMAVLVEGQYIVSGKGNVALNMTYPSPLDENHLEYRLHLTPDLLPEMEELLLPGPVQQEIHIQVYRKYGREYGEKTNPNITYKFYLPIHNTSSFASQPKGTWTKFLTPCTVSCGAGVQKHVYLCVDQDTSEQLKPQYCDRPMPSDPLYTTCQQPQCPPRWETGEFGPCSSLCGGGERLRPVRCVQEHGDELMSLPDTECGSDTVPPAVEKCNMHHCPARWHVSEPGKCSAVCGPGEAKRDVFCVREEGGQDIKVNESICIQQNRPPDIVPCVVNVCPVGWESKAEQDELKLNVGLMPRSRPASVYVWSPVSSQCSKTCGNGTQQVWFSCVDHQTRMGVPDYHCDASTRPEPYSEICSTSSCPPMWRSKQGVCSVTCGGGVANLVQYCAVEKERGEVVVDDTECQDFPKPKAVVACNTHSCPARWMVLQTLACSVSCGLGVAQRTVLCVQFFNGKESVVPDNTCHAAVRPANMVPCLQRVCSFRWEIKPWTQCSVTCGYGIQSRPVLCVGPANTEPVSPLLCMHMPKPLTIQGCNVGCLDKPPAPVVNPTTISTAVTLSVLVNHTEGPLPPPTVSLKETPRHRIDHIHTTEAIYPLIIPTTQAPTSSVCGSLLLDESGTIDLTNATARCMVSIGRPLDEIIHIKVESSSLNCSKREYVAFFDRMSFMRKCKQLAGSALTTRTNVLWVRQNLLIQGNGVILKYKSQKNMKKSHHKVCDMQLFAPIGIFENPTTMDANQTCRVLINAPPSVKIRIQAKYIGLVFSSTNSQSSYIMIRDMDVLKTHVFSGQQLFLWHSSGNMAEVEFHGDYLRSRGTFRAEYSFISQ, encoded by the exons ATGTCTTTTGTGCTCCTggtctgtctgctgctgctgaggccTGGCTCCACTGCTATAATGACATCTCCATTGTACGAA TCAGTCCAATGGGATATTGTAAAGAATTCCAGTGTTTCTCCATCTGGGGACTCTG tgtataCACGACAGTATCGCTCAGTAAAAATGCCTGATGTGACCCATTTGGAACTTTTGGTTGTGGTTGGTCCAGATGTTCACAATGTCCACCAGCAGGACACTGAAAGATACATCCTCACCAATCTCAATATT GCTTCTGAATTGTTGAGAGACATCACTTTGGGAGCCAACATGAGGATGCACCTGGTCAGTCTCATTATTTTGACTGAGCCAGAG CCAGAGATCCAAATGTCCCCAAACATCACCTTTTCCCTTAGAAGTGTTTGCGAGTGGGGGAAGAAAATAAACCCCTCCAATGACTCAAGCCCTCTACACGCTGATCTCCTGCTCTACATTACAAG GTATGACCTGGTGTTACCTGATGGGAATAAGCAGGTCAGAGGGGTTGCACAGCTGGGTGGAGTGTGTACTGAAGACTGGAGCTGTGTAATTACAGAGGACACTGGCTTTGACCTGGGAATCACAGTCGCTCATGAAATTGGTCACAG CTTTGGGATCAACCATGATGGTGTGGGAAACAGCTGTGGCAGCAGTGGATTCATGATGGCTTCGGACGGCGTTTATAACAGTGTGGATCTGACCTGGTCCTCCTGCAGTAGACAGCAGCTGCTCACATTCTTCAG TAATGGAAAGGCTGACTGTGTGAAAGACCTGCCTGTTTTTGAAGGCTCTCTGCAGAACTGGAGGCCTGGTCTGTTCTATGGAGTCAATGAGCAATGTCAAATAGCCTTTGGTAAAGCTGCCAGAGCCTGCTCTTTCAACAGTCCAGATTTA CCTCAGTGCCGCGTTTTGTCATGTCATGTGGATAATGACAGTTCCTGCAAGCGATTGTTGGTGCCATTGTTGGATGGAACCGAGTGTGGTCCTAATCAC TGGTGTTTGAAGGGCCGCTGTGTGTCACCTGAGGAGCTGGGCTCTTCTGTGGCGGTGCATGGATCCTGGTCCAACTGGTCTGACTTCTCCCCCTGCTCAAGGACGTGTGGTGGGGGAGTCACTCATCGCACGAGAAAATGCAATAACCCAAA ACCTGCATTTGGAGGACATCATTGTGTGGGTCAGGAAATACAAGCTGAACTTTGTCATCAGAAC CCATGTGAAAACACCCAGCTGGATTTTATGGCAGAGCAGTGCTCCCACACAGACCTCCATCCACTTTACCTGCAGCCAAACATGGCATCTTTCTATACCTGGACCCCTGCTATTGGCATTGCAAAAG GAAATGATCAGTGCAGGTACATGTGCCAGTCAGATGGGGAAAACTTCATAGTCAGTCGAGGGTCTCAGTTTGTAGATGGCACTCGTTGTGAATTCGACAGCCCACCTCCCTTTGGCTCTATAGCAGCTTGTCTAAAAGGGAAATGCCAG TTCTTTGGCTGTGATGGTGTTCTACTTTCTGAGAAAACACATGACAACTGTGGAGTGTGTGGCGGAAATGGATCATCCTGTACTTTAACCTCTGACTCGTTCACTGGTGGCTTGGCAAAAA AATACATTACCTTTTTGGTAATTCCGATGAATGCCACCCAAGTTCATATTATAAACATGGCACCACTCTTCACACATATGG CTGTGCTAGTTGAAGGCCAGTATATAGTATCTGGTAAGGGAAACGTGGCTCTAAATATGACGTATCCCTCTCCATTGGATGAAAACCACTTAGAATATCGCCTTCACTTGACCCCTGACCTTTTACCAGAGATGGAAGAGCTTCTTCTACCTGGACCAGTGCAACAAGAGATACATATACAA GTTTATCGCAAATATGGTAGAGAATATGGGGAAAAAACTAACCCAAACATTACCTACAAATTTTATCTACCAATTCATAACACGTCTTCATTTGCCAGTCAACCTAAAGGCACATGGACTAAGTTTTTAACACCATGTACAGTTTCTTGTGGAGCAG GTGTCCAGAAGCATGTATACTTATGTGTGGATCAAGACACCAGTGAACAGTTAAAACCTCAATACTGTGATAGGCCTATGCCATCTGACCCACTTTATACAACCTGCCAACAACCGCAATGTCCTCCCAG gtGGGAAACAGGGGAGTTTGGGCCTTGTAGTTCATTGTGTGGTGGAGGAGAAAGGTTGCGTCCTGTTAGATGTGTCCAAGAACATGGAGATGAACTTATGTCTCTACCTGATACTGAATGTGGAAGTGACACAGTGCCACCTGCTGTtgaaaaatgtaacatgcaCCACTGCCCCGCCAG GTGGCATGTCTCAGAGCCAGGAAAATGCTCAGCAGTGTGTGGGCCTGGAGAGGCTAAACGTGATGTGTTCTGTGTCCGGGAAGAAGGTGGACAAGATATTAAAGTGAATGAGAGCATCTGCATACAGCAGAATCGCCCCCCTGATATAGTTCCCTGTGTAGTAAATGTGTGCCCAGTAGGATGGGAATCTAAGGCTGAG CAGGACGAGCTAAAGTTAAACGTTGGTCTGATGCCTCGGTCAAGGCCAGCCTCTGTATATGTGTGGAGTCCTGTTAGCAGCCAGTGCTCAAAGACCTGTGGCAATG GGACCCAGCAGGTGTGGTTTTCCTGTGTGGACCACCAAACCCGGATGGGTGTGCCCGACTATCACTGCGATGCCTCAACCAGACCTGAGCCTTATTCAGAGATCTGCAGCACATCATCATGCCCTCCCAT GTGGCGCTCCAAGCAAGGAGTCTGCAGTGTGACATGTGGAGGAGGGGTAGCCAACCTAGTGCAGTACTGCGCtgtggaaaaagagagaggggaggtagTTGTGGATGATACAGAGTGCCAAGACTTTCCAAAACCAAAAGCAGTGGTGGCCTGCAATACCCACAGCTGCCCAGCTAG GTGGATGGTTTTGCAGACACTAGCCTGCTCTGTATCTTGTGGATTGGGTGTAGCTCAAAGAACAGTTTTGTGTGTCCAGTTTTTTAATGGAAAAGAAAGTGTAGTGCCAGACAATACTTGCCATGCTGCTGTCAGGCCAGCCAACATGGTGCCCTGTCTACAGCGAGTCTGTTCATTCAGGTGGGAAATCAAGCCATGGACCCAG TGTTCTGTAACCTGTGGCTATGGGATCCAGTCCAGACCTGTGTTGTGTGTAGGGCCTGCAAATACTGAACCAGTCAGCCCTCTGCTTTGTATGCACATGCCCAAACCTCTAACTATTCAGGGCTGCAACGTGGGCTGCCTAGACAAGCCACCCGCGCCTGTTGTCAATCCTACTACCATAAGCACTGCAGTAACTCTTTCAGTGCTGGTTAACCACACAGAAGGACCACTCCCCCCTCCCACTGTGAGCCTCAAAGAAACACCACGTCATCGCATAGATCATATACATACAACAGAGGCAATTTATCCTTTGATTATTCCAACTACCCAAGCACCCACATCTA GTGTATGTGGGAGTTTACTATTGGATGAATCAGGAACAATAGATTTAACCAATGCAACCGCCCGTTGTATGGTCTCAATAGGTAGACCCCTGGATGAAATCATTCACATTAAAGTGGAATCAAGCTCCCTAAACTGCAGTAAAA GGGAGTATGTGGCCTTTTTTGATCGTATGTCATTTATGAGGAAGTGCAAACAGTTAGCTGGTAGTGCACTGACTACAAGAACTAATGTCCTCTGGGTGCGCCAAAATCTACTCATTCAGGGAAATGGAGTGATTCTCAAATACAAGTCacagaaaaatatgaagaaaagtCACCATAAAG TTTGTGACATGCAGCTCTTTGCTCCTATTGGAATATTTGAGAATCCCACCACCATGGATGCCAATCAGACATGTCGAGTTCTAATCAATGCTCCACCCTCAGTAAAAATCAGGATTCAAGCAAAATACATAGGATTAGTATTCAGTTCCACCAACTCCCAGTCTTCATATATAATG ATTAGGGATATGGATGtcctgaaaacccatgtgttcAGCGGGCAACAGTTGTTTCTGTGGCACTCTTCTGGAAACATGGCGGAAGTGGAATTTCATGGGGACTATCTGCGTTCCAGAGGGACCTTCAGAGCTGAATATTCTTTCATAAGCCAATAG